A genomic region of Trifolium pratense cultivar HEN17-A07 linkage group LG3, ARS_RC_1.1, whole genome shotgun sequence contains the following coding sequences:
- the LOC123917382 gene encoding uncharacterized protein LOC123917382, with translation MLSGNGILSVLVLLALQLQVLLVGGDYIPPVKLDGFVYKNRRFNYDTIQIEAFYDPLCPDSADSWPPLKKALHHYSHRVSLVVHLLPLPYHDNAFVASRALHIVNGLNRTATFPLLESFFKYQAAFYGAPTRNLSRASIVDEIVKFSSAVAGNSYHTSIKKGFNDTSTDLLTRVSFKYATSRGVSGTPFFYVNGFVLPDTGSSLNYSNWRDIIDPLIGTKKGRKTEESLHYFL, from the exons ATGTTGTCAGGGAACGGAATATTGAGTGTACTTGTACTGCTTGCGTTGCAGTTACAGGTACTACTGGTCGGAGGTGATTATATCCCGCCGGTTAAATTGGATGGTTTCGTTTACAAGAATCGTCGCTTCAATTACGATACTATTCAGATCGAAGCTTTCTACGATCCTTTGTGCCCTGATAGCGCTGATTCATGGCCACCTCTCAAAAAAGCTCTCCATCATTACTCTCATCGTGTTTCTCTTgttgttcatcttcttcctttacC CTACCATGACAATGCTTTTGTTGCATCCCGTGCTTTGCACATTGTTAACGGTTTGAATAGAACTGCTACATTCCCATTGCTGGAGTCGTTCTTCAAGTATCAG GCGGCATTCTACGGTGCTCCAACACGGAACTTATCTAGAGCTTCTATTGTAGATGAAATAGTGAAGTTTTCATCAGCTGTAGCTGGGAACTCTTATCATACTTCTATTAAGAAGGGCTTCAACGACACTAGCACCGATCTCCTGACCAGAGTTTCTTTTAAG TATGCTACTTCAAGAGGGGTGTCTGGAACACCTTTTTTCTATGTCAATGGATTCGTGTTGCCCGATACAGGAAGTTCTCTTAACTACAGCAATTGGAGGGACATTATTGACCCCTTGATTGGTACGAAGAAAGGTAGAAAAACTGAAGAATCCCTCCACTACTTCTTGTGA